Proteins from a genomic interval of Symmachiella macrocystis:
- a CDS encoding class I tRNA ligase family protein produces MPDRSRFYVTTPIYYVNDRPHLGHVYTTMVADVVARYHRLIGDETFFLTGVDEHAAKVSEKAAEMGMTPQAWADQNAAAFREVFERLEITNNDFVRTSSEHHKAAVSRYVQALLDSGDVYQGDYVGWYDAGQEEYVPDNKALQNDYKSEVNGKPLIRKSEKNYFFKLESYREPLLAFYAQRDADGVPFVQPDARRNEIVNRIKEMDDVPISRSGSGGWGIPVPGEAEQTIYVWIDALFNYLTFVDTDADSPMGDRRKFWQAGAVHFIAKDILWFHAAIWPALLLALQKCPGFEWVNLPRQVYSHSYWVSDSGQKMSKSLGNFLDPAAIDNYVETFGLDALRYFLSTRGPLGVSDSAFSPELFIEVYNSDLANTFGNSCSRVANMIGKYFDGQLPAPLPADDPAYLPLKQSDWAGEYMRHFEVLDLTRAGDAALQPVRDVDSFIEQTQPFRMAKDETQRPAVGTVLYQCTEALRIASVLLWPFLPDACEIFWQRIGCGAYADMLADNGSGHWEQLTTWGQLQPGTPIEKGAALFPRYDAERAG; encoded by the coding sequence ATGCCCGACCGATCGCGGTTTTACGTCACAACGCCGATCTATTACGTCAATGATCGGCCGCACTTGGGCCACGTCTATACGACGATGGTCGCCGACGTCGTCGCGCGGTATCACCGGCTGATTGGTGACGAGACTTTCTTTCTCACCGGCGTCGACGAACATGCGGCCAAGGTCTCGGAGAAAGCGGCCGAGATGGGGATGACCCCGCAAGCCTGGGCCGATCAAAACGCGGCCGCCTTTCGCGAAGTCTTTGAGCGGTTGGAAATCACCAATAACGATTTCGTCCGCACCAGTTCCGAGCATCACAAGGCGGCCGTCTCGCGCTATGTGCAAGCGCTGCTCGATTCGGGCGACGTCTACCAAGGGGACTACGTCGGCTGGTACGACGCAGGCCAAGAAGAATATGTCCCCGACAACAAGGCGCTGCAAAACGACTACAAGTCCGAGGTCAACGGCAAGCCGCTGATTCGCAAGTCGGAAAAGAATTATTTCTTTAAGCTCGAATCTTATCGCGAACCGCTCCTAGCGTTCTACGCACAGCGCGACGCGGACGGTGTGCCGTTCGTGCAACCCGATGCCCGCCGGAACGAAATCGTCAACCGCATCAAAGAGATGGATGACGTTCCCATCAGCCGCAGCGGTTCGGGCGGTTGGGGCATTCCCGTCCCCGGCGAAGCAGAGCAAACGATCTACGTCTGGATTGATGCGCTGTTCAATTACCTCACGTTTGTCGATACCGATGCCGACAGCCCCATGGGGGACCGCCGCAAATTCTGGCAAGCCGGAGCGGTGCATTTCATCGCCAAGGACATCCTCTGGTTTCACGCAGCCATTTGGCCGGCACTGCTGTTGGCGCTGCAAAAATGTCCTGGATTCGAATGGGTCAACCTGCCGCGACAGGTCTACTCCCACAGCTATTGGGTCAGCGACTCGGGCCAGAAGATGAGCAAATCGCTCGGCAACTTTCTCGACCCCGCAGCCATCGATAATTACGTCGAAACATTCGGCCTGGATGCCTTGCGTTATTTCCTGAGTACCCGCGGACCGTTGGGCGTTTCCGACAGCGCGTTCAGTCCTGAGTTGTTTATTGAAGTCTACAACAGCGATCTAGCCAATACCTTCGGCAACAGTTGCTCGCGGGTCGCCAACATGATTGGCAAGTATTTCGACGGACAACTCCCCGCACCACTGCCTGCCGACGATCCAGCGTACCTGCCACTCAAGCAATCCGACTGGGCCGGCGAATACATGCGGCATTTTGAAGTCCTGGACCTGACCCGCGCCGGTGACGCTGCCCTGCAACCGGTGCGCGACGTCGACAGCTTCATCGAACAAACACAGCCCTTCCGCATGGCCAAAGACGAAACACAACGACCGGCCGTCGGCACGGTACTCTATCAATGCACCGAAGCCCTGCGCATCGCCTCGGTCTTATTGTGGCCCTTTCTCCCGGATGCGTGCGAAATCTTCTGGCAGCGCATCGGCTGCGGGGCGTATGCTGACATGCTAGCCGACAACGGTAGCGGCCATTGGGAACAACTCACCACCTGGGGCCAATTGCAACCAGGCACGCCAATCGAAAAAGGGGCGGCGCTATTTCCACGGTATGATGCGGAGCGTGCGGGTTGA
- a CDS encoding tetratricopeptide repeat protein, with protein MATPDEMYDEATALKEAGDLEGAVAKLEEILKEDEGHLLAHSALAVHLQRLGRNDESIAHALKVVELDPKDSFNYTQLSVIYQRCGKIQEAEDAMARAHQLQAGG; from the coding sequence ATGGCTACCCCGGACGAAATGTACGACGAAGCGACCGCTCTTAAAGAAGCAGGCGACCTGGAAGGCGCCGTTGCCAAGCTGGAAGAAATCCTGAAAGAGGACGAAGGGCACCTGTTGGCACACTCCGCCTTGGCAGTCCATTTGCAGCGGTTGGGCCGCAATGATGAATCCATCGCGCACGCCCTGAAGGTTGTGGAGTTGGATCCCAAAGATTCGTTTAACTACACGCAGTTGTCAGTCATTTATCAGCGGTGCGGCAAGATTCAAGAGGCCGAAGATGCCATGGCCCGCGCCCATCAACTCCAAGCCGGCGGATGA
- a CDS encoding DUF1598 domain-containing protein: protein MNRPTTVTATGNPTAAAAVPIIVPADVQTPQPADLPAVTPVAIASPDAEAEETPTAVAAVAPAYQPVFPDLVAPVAAATAAPPVATREYGPPAPPAGGSGADFDSLIDLITTTVEPDGWEDVGGPGTVSSFETGVRADPHGQFDQIARVDHDPSLQNLAAQSAPAAAPVEVTGGSSLRIVSLPRLERIVARYREADAPLPDDVRYLAGLTAVQYVFVYPEQGDVMIAGPAELWQLDDEGRALGVDSGRPVLQLDDLVTLLRVFAPSGNGSFGCSINPREANLKQLKQFVETSQANGPLRPGARNGWLRELRDHMGLQDVQIYGVPRASHVAQVIFDADYRMKLIGIGKLDGGPNVPSIFSLLRRNDDIQGVPLAALRWWLTMKYEAVLHSPQRDAFEIRGSSVLVQSENQFVTAQGRRIQTGKAEPINREFAENFTKHYAEIAEQYKVFTELKNLFDMAMAAAICQRDGLYESVGWDMGSFAPDGAHQVAQVETPTEIESVINHRVYGGRDIVVQVAGGVVGNVRKVVNDRSRQVESVDLVRPRELATLDAADSQHWWWDATP from the coding sequence ATGAACCGCCCGACGACAGTTACTGCCACGGGAAACCCCACGGCGGCTGCAGCAGTTCCAATAATTGTTCCAGCGGATGTGCAAACTCCGCAACCGGCGGACCTTCCCGCAGTCACACCTGTTGCGATTGCGAGTCCGGATGCTGAGGCCGAAGAAACTCCCACCGCTGTGGCCGCCGTCGCCCCGGCCTATCAACCGGTCTTCCCTGATTTGGTCGCACCGGTGGCAGCAGCAACAGCGGCTCCGCCCGTTGCGACGCGAGAGTACGGACCACCGGCACCACCCGCCGGGGGATCGGGAGCGGATTTTGATTCGCTGATCGATTTGATCACCACCACAGTCGAGCCGGATGGCTGGGAAGACGTCGGCGGCCCCGGCACAGTTTCCTCCTTCGAGACCGGCGTCCGCGCTGATCCGCACGGACAATTCGACCAAATAGCCCGCGTGGATCACGACCCCAGTTTGCAAAACTTGGCTGCGCAATCCGCGCCGGCCGCCGCACCTGTGGAAGTCACTGGTGGAAGTTCATTGCGGATCGTCTCATTGCCGAGACTGGAACGCATTGTCGCCCGCTATCGCGAAGCCGACGCGCCGCTGCCGGACGATGTGCGGTACTTGGCCGGTTTGACGGCTGTGCAGTATGTCTTTGTTTATCCCGAACAGGGCGACGTGATGATCGCCGGCCCCGCTGAATTGTGGCAACTGGACGACGAAGGCCGCGCGCTGGGCGTCGATTCCGGACGGCCGGTGTTACAACTCGATGATCTGGTCACACTGCTCCGCGTCTTTGCTCCGTCGGGAAATGGTAGTTTCGGCTGTTCGATCAATCCCCGCGAAGCGAACCTGAAACAGTTGAAACAATTCGTCGAAACCTCACAGGCGAACGGTCCGTTGCGCCCCGGTGCGCGGAATGGTTGGCTCCGCGAATTGCGCGATCACATGGGCCTGCAGGATGTGCAAATCTACGGCGTGCCCCGCGCGTCTCACGTCGCGCAAGTGATCTTCGACGCCGATTACCGCATGAAATTGATCGGCATCGGCAAACTAGATGGCGGGCCGAACGTCCCCAGCATCTTCTCGCTGTTGCGCCGCAACGATGATATTCAAGGCGTTCCCCTGGCGGCGCTCCGTTGGTGGCTGACGATGAAATACGAAGCCGTGCTGCACAGCCCGCAGCGCGACGCATTCGAAATCCGTGGTTCGTCCGTCTTGGTCCAGTCCGAAAACCAATTCGTGACCGCACAGGGCCGGCGGATCCAGACCGGCAAAGCGGAACCAATCAACCGCGAATTCGCTGAGAACTTTACGAAGCACTACGCCGAGATCGCCGAGCAATACAAGGTCTTCACTGAATTGAAAAACCTATTCGATATGGCGATGGCGGCTGCGATTTGCCAACGCGACGGTCTGTATGAATCCGTCGGCTGGGACATGGGCAGCTTCGCCCCCGACGGAGCGCATCAGGTCGCACAGGTCGAGACACCGACTGAAATCGAATCGGTCATCAACCATCGAGTCTACGGCGGCCGCGACATCGTCGTGCAAGTTGCCGGCGGGGTCGTTGGCAATGTGCGGAAGGTCGTCAACGATCGGTCACGACAAGTCGAATCGGTGGACTTGGTCCGCCCCCGTGAATTGGCCACGCTCGACGCAGCCGACTCCCAGCACTGGTGGTGGGACGCCACCCCCTAG
- a CDS encoding nucleotide sugar dehydrogenase — MTSSTPARISIFGLGYVGCVSATNLAAAGNTVIGVELVPEKVDAINSGSVPLFEPGLAELAALQVEEKRLSATADTTAGILATDISFVCVGTPSLPSEKIDLSAIEAVCRDIGKAIAQKETRHVVIIRSTVLPGTCDRCVEVIAEASGKSCPEDFAVVSNPEFLREGTALKDYEHPPFTVVGASRPEDAQIVGDLYAHIDAPLFLTDLRTAETIKYACNLFHATKVCFANEIGRICKSLEVDSHAVMEIFCADDKLNLSPYYLKPGYAFGGSCLPKDLRAIMALSREHHVALPMLERILESNRQQVELAIKTVLATGKQKIGMLGFSFKPDTDDLRESPHVALAEALIGRGKKVMIFDPHIQTSRLMGSNRKFIDEKISHVSELMVGSLDEVIESSECIVIGNKDAHYEGILDRVREDQIVIDLVRIDKERTSADGYHGLSW; from the coding sequence ATGACCAGCAGCACCCCAGCGCGGATCAGCATTTTTGGACTCGGTTATGTCGGGTGTGTCTCAGCCACGAATTTAGCAGCTGCGGGCAACACCGTGATCGGTGTCGAGTTGGTGCCGGAAAAAGTGGATGCGATCAACTCCGGCAGCGTACCGTTGTTTGAACCCGGCTTGGCGGAGTTGGCCGCCTTGCAGGTTGAAGAAAAACGTCTCAGCGCGACCGCCGACACGACGGCGGGAATTTTGGCGACCGATATTTCGTTCGTCTGCGTTGGCACGCCCAGTTTGCCGAGCGAGAAAATTGACCTCTCCGCCATCGAAGCGGTCTGCCGTGATATTGGAAAAGCCATCGCGCAAAAAGAGACGCGGCACGTGGTGATCATCCGCTCAACTGTTCTGCCCGGCACTTGTGATCGCTGTGTTGAAGTCATCGCCGAAGCCAGCGGCAAAAGTTGTCCTGAAGATTTCGCCGTGGTGAGCAATCCCGAATTTTTGCGAGAAGGAACGGCGCTGAAGGATTACGAACATCCCCCCTTTACAGTTGTCGGCGCATCGCGTCCCGAAGACGCACAAATCGTGGGCGACCTGTATGCCCACATCGACGCGCCGCTGTTCCTCACCGATCTGCGCACAGCCGAGACGATCAAATACGCCTGCAACTTGTTCCACGCCACAAAGGTCTGTTTCGCCAACGAGATTGGCCGCATCTGCAAATCACTGGAAGTCGACAGCCATGCGGTGATGGAGATCTTTTGCGCAGACGACAAATTGAACCTCTCGCCGTATTACCTAAAACCGGGTTATGCGTTCGGCGGTTCCTGTTTGCCCAAAGACCTACGAGCCATCATGGCGCTCTCCCGCGAACATCATGTCGCGCTGCCGATGTTGGAGCGGATTCTGGAATCGAATCGTCAACAAGTCGAGTTGGCGATCAAAACGGTGCTTGCCACCGGCAAACAAAAAATTGGCATGTTGGGATTCAGCTTCAAACCCGATACCGACGACCTCCGCGAAAGCCCGCACGTTGCCTTGGCTGAAGCGTTGATTGGTCGCGGTAAAAAGGTGATGATTTTTGATCCCCATATCCAGACATCACGGCTGATGGGATCGAACCGTAAATTTATTGATGAGAAGATCAGCCATGTTTCGGAACTGATGGTCGGCAGCCTCGATGAGGTGATCGAGAGCAGCGAATGCATCGTCATCGGGAATAAAGACGCCCATTACGAAGGCATTTTAGATCGTGTCCGCGAGGATCAGATCGTGATCGATTTGGTGCGGATCGATAAGGAGCGGACCTCTGCGGACGGTTACCACGGTCTTTCCTGGTAA
- a CDS encoding (deoxy)nucleoside triphosphate pyrophosphohydrolase, with product MKTHSPQVIGIAVLESGGRFLVGCRGSDGPLAGYDEFPGGKCRADESPAACAVRECGEETGLAVEAVELLLRREFAYAHATVDLHFWRCRPVDTTGDAAPENGFRWVTADELATLHFPEANAPLLELLRSL from the coding sequence ATGAAAACTCACTCACCGCAGGTCATCGGCATTGCCGTCTTGGAATCAGGTGGACGGTTTCTGGTCGGGTGTCGCGGTTCGGACGGGCCGTTGGCTGGTTATGATGAATTTCCCGGTGGGAAGTGTCGTGCGGATGAATCGCCAGCTGCTTGCGCCGTGCGGGAATGTGGCGAGGAAACTGGGCTGGCTGTTGAGGCGGTGGAATTGTTGTTGCGGCGGGAATTTGCCTACGCACATGCGACGGTCGACTTGCATTTCTGGCGCTGCCGGCCGGTCGATACAACGGGCGATGCGGCTCCCGAAAACGGTTTTCGATGGGTCACAGCGGACGAATTGGCGACGTTGCACTTTCCCGAGGCGAACGCTCCGCTGCTGGAATTGTTACGGTCGCTATGA
- a CDS encoding enoyl-ACP reductase FabI yields the protein MGMFDGKKGMVFGIANDHSIAWAITEKLHAEGAEMGFTHIPDKNPERPRMERRLRKLVEPIGAKVIMPCDVQNEEDIDAAFAAAKETFGELDFVLHSIAYAPMDDLKGLVVNCSREGFKLAMDISAYSLIALAQRAQHVLKPGGSILTLTYLGGEKVIPGYNMMGICKAALESTTEYLASEMGPMGIRVNAISAGPLKTLSSSAVGEFDLMLKLYEDFSPMRRGVTPEEVGKSGLYLLSDLASGVTGETLHVDGGYHIMGGPPVELQGK from the coding sequence ATGGGGATGTTTGACGGAAAAAAAGGAATGGTGTTTGGCATTGCCAATGATCATTCTATTGCCTGGGCGATTACCGAAAAATTGCACGCTGAAGGGGCTGAGATGGGGTTTACGCATATCCCCGACAAGAACCCAGAGCGGCCCCGCATGGAACGCCGTTTGCGCAAACTTGTCGAGCCGATCGGCGCCAAAGTCATCATGCCTTGCGACGTGCAAAATGAAGAAGACATCGACGCCGCCTTCGCTGCCGCCAAGGAGACGTTTGGCGAATTGGATTTCGTGCTGCACAGCATCGCCTATGCCCCGATGGACGACCTCAAAGGCTTGGTGGTCAATTGCAGTCGCGAAGGATTTAAACTGGCAATGGACATCAGCGCTTACAGCCTGATTGCCTTGGCCCAACGCGCGCAACACGTGTTGAAACCGGGCGGCAGCATTTTGACGCTGACCTACTTGGGTGGCGAAAAGGTGATCCCCGGTTACAACATGATGGGCATCTGCAAAGCCGCACTCGAAAGCACGACTGAATACCTAGCCAGCGAAATGGGCCCGATGGGAATTCGCGTAAATGCCATCAGCGCCGGTCCACTGAAGACGCTCAGTTCCTCAGCAGTGGGCGAATTCGATTTGATGCTCAAATTGTACGAAGACTTCTCGCCAATGCGACGCGGCGTGACTCCCGAAGAGGTCGGCAAGTCGGGTCTGTATCTGTTGAGCGACTTGGCGAGCGGTGTGACGGGCGAGACGCTGCACGTCGACGGTGGCTATCACATTATGGGTGGTCCGCCGGTTGAGCTCCAGGGGAAATAA
- a CDS encoding ankyrin repeat domain-containing protein, which produces MLTGQITSIEVVLPMIEAVFAGTDVEYSYESSLIHDNLVHEVSCKNTSAIKRLLASGVNLNRRGRYSLSAIACAAETDETGEIIRLLVTAGADVNLPDARGTTPLFVAVDVAIDGAIQTNKPTFDWSAVAVLLESGADPYLKDGRGKTVFDVARAYGPYADTSFRAFMETQGH; this is translated from the coding sequence ATGTTGACAGGTCAAATTACTTCGATCGAAGTTGTTCTGCCGATGATTGAGGCCGTGTTTGCTGGTACGGACGTCGAATACAGCTATGAATCGTCGCTGATTCATGACAATCTTGTCCATGAGGTTAGCTGTAAGAATACTTCTGCCATCAAGCGACTTTTGGCCTCAGGAGTGAACCTCAATCGGCGGGGGCGTTATTCATTGTCAGCAATCGCGTGCGCGGCTGAAACAGATGAAACGGGCGAAATCATTCGATTGTTGGTGACTGCTGGCGCGGACGTGAACCTGCCGGATGCTCGTGGGACGACACCACTTTTTGTAGCCGTAGATGTCGCCATTGACGGGGCAATCCAAACAAATAAGCCAACATTTGATTGGTCGGCCGTCGCTGTGTTGCTGGAATCGGGCGCCGATCCGTATCTTAAAGACGGCCGGGGAAAGACCGTTTTCGATGTCGCTCGCGCCTACGGCCCGTATGCAGATACATCATTTCGCGCGTTCATGGAAACGCAAGGTCACTGA
- the tdh gene encoding L-threonine 3-dehydrogenase translates to MKALVKAKSEPGLWMQDVPVPEYGPNDLLIRITHTAICGTDLHIYHWDDWAQKTVPVPMVTGHEYCGVIEAVGDLVADFKPGDRVSGEGHITCRHCRNCRAGRRHLCRNTQGVGVDRPGSFGEFFSLPATNGFKIPDDIPSEIATILDPFGNATHTALSQDMVGEDVLITGAGPIGVMAAAICRHVGARHVVVTDINEYRLELAQRLGATYTLNPQEKSLQAAMQDLGMHEGFDVGLEMSGSPAAFQSMLETMNHGGSVALLGIFPKPIVTDWSQVIFKGLKLKGIYGREMYETWYKMTTMLQSGLDITGVITHCFQVDDYELGFQAMEEGRSGKVILEW, encoded by the coding sequence ATGAAAGCCCTCGTCAAAGCCAAGTCGGAACCGGGTCTGTGGATGCAGGATGTGCCGGTTCCCGAATATGGGCCCAACGACCTGTTGATCCGCATCACGCACACCGCCATCTGCGGCACCGATCTGCATATCTATCATTGGGACGATTGGGCGCAAAAGACCGTTCCTGTGCCGATGGTGACCGGCCATGAATATTGCGGCGTGATCGAAGCGGTCGGGGATCTCGTTGCCGACTTCAAACCGGGGGACCGCGTCTCGGGCGAAGGGCACATCACTTGCCGCCATTGTCGCAACTGCCGCGCCGGGCGGCGGCATCTGTGCCGCAATACGCAAGGAGTCGGTGTGGATCGACCCGGTAGCTTCGGCGAGTTCTTTTCGCTGCCGGCGACCAATGGCTTCAAAATCCCCGACGACATCCCTTCAGAAATCGCCACGATTCTCGACCCCTTCGGCAATGCCACGCACACCGCCCTGTCGCAAGACATGGTGGGCGAAGACGTGTTGATCACCGGAGCCGGCCCGATTGGTGTCATGGCCGCTGCCATCTGCCGGCACGTCGGCGCCCGGCACGTAGTCGTCACCGACATCAACGAATACCGCCTCGAATTAGCCCAACGGCTCGGCGCAACCTACACACTCAATCCGCAAGAGAAATCACTGCAAGCTGCGATGCAGGACTTGGGCATGCACGAGGGCTTCGACGTCGGCCTAGAAATGTCAGGCAGCCCGGCGGCGTTTCAATCAATGTTAGAAACCATGAACCACGGCGGCAGCGTCGCCCTGCTCGGCATCTTCCCCAAACCAATCGTCACCGATTGGAGCCAAGTCATCTTCAAAGGCCTGAAGCTCAAGGGCATCTATGGCCGCGAGATGTACGAAACGTGGTACAAGATGACCACCATGCTACAAAGCGGCCTCGACATCACCGGCGTAATCACCCACTGTTTCCAAGTCGACGATTACGAACTCGGTTTCCAAGCAATGGAGGAAGGCCGTTCGGGGAAGGTGATTCTAGAGTGGTGA
- a CDS encoding glycine C-acetyltransferase — protein sequence MTNRAFLDDLQTQTDMLRDQGLYKAERTITSPQQAWIEADGRRVLNLCANNYLGLSNHPALVETAREALTQYGFGLSSVRFICGTQSIHRELEEKLSEFLGTESTILYSSCFDANGGLFETLLGVEDAVISDELNHASIIDGIRLCKADRFRYKNNDMADLRQQLDAAAGARYRMIATDGVFSMDGKIADLKSVCDLADQSEALVMVDDSHAVGFVGDGGRGTHEACGVMDRVDVITGTLGKALGGASGGFTSGRKEIIDWLRQRSRPYLFSNSVAPVIVATSLKVLELLQSGDELRTRLRENSQFFRDEMQRLGFDLVPGSHPIIPVMLGDAVLAQNMAAQLMNEGVYVIGFSFPVVPQGKARIRTQMSAAHTREDLEKAVAAFEKVGRRLGVI from the coding sequence ATGACCAACCGCGCATTTCTTGACGACCTGCAGACCCAAACCGACATGCTCCGTGATCAGGGGCTTTATAAGGCGGAGCGGACGATTACTTCGCCGCAACAAGCTTGGATCGAAGCCGACGGCCGCCGGGTGCTCAATTTGTGCGCCAACAATTATCTCGGACTGTCGAATCATCCCGCTCTTGTCGAAACGGCTCGTGAGGCGCTCACTCAATATGGCTTTGGCCTCTCCTCGGTTCGCTTCATCTGCGGCACGCAATCGATTCACCGTGAGTTGGAGGAAAAACTCTCCGAGTTTCTCGGTACCGAATCGACGATTCTGTATTCTTCCTGCTTCGATGCCAACGGCGGATTGTTTGAAACGCTGCTGGGTGTCGAGGATGCCGTCATCAGCGACGAACTGAATCATGCCAGCATCATCGACGGCATCCGGCTCTGCAAGGCGGACCGGTTTCGCTACAAAAACAACGACATGGCCGACCTGCGGCAACAATTGGATGCCGCTGCCGGCGCGCGGTATCGCATGATCGCCACCGACGGCGTCTTCTCGATGGATGGGAAAATCGCCGACCTCAAGTCCGTCTGCGACTTGGCCGATCAATCCGAGGCGCTGGTGATGGTCGACGATTCTCACGCCGTCGGCTTCGTCGGCGACGGCGGGCGGGGAACGCATGAAGCATGCGGCGTGATGGACCGCGTCGACGTAATCACCGGCACGCTCGGCAAAGCCCTGGGCGGCGCTTCAGGCGGATTCACCTCGGGACGCAAGGAGATCATCGACTGGCTGCGGCAACGTTCGCGGCCCTATTTGTTCTCCAACTCCGTCGCCCCGGTGATCGTCGCCACTTCGCTCAAGGTGTTGGAACTGTTGCAGTCGGGCGATGAATTGCGGACGCGCTTGCGCGAGAACAGCCAATTTTTCCGTGACGAAATGCAGCGACTCGGTTTCGACCTCGTCCCGGGCAGCCATCCCATCATTCCCGTGATGCTGGGCGATGCGGTCTTGGCGCAAAACATGGCGGCGCAGTTGATGAACGAAGGGGTTTACGTGATCGGGTTTTCCTTCCCGGTCGTCCCGCAAGGCAAAGCCCGCATCCGCACCCAAATGTCCGCTGCACATACCCGCGAAGACCTGGAAAAAGCAGTCGCCGCCTTCGAAAAAGTCGGCCGACGATTAGGCGTGATATAA